From Vigna unguiculata cultivar IT97K-499-35 chromosome 5, ASM411807v1, whole genome shotgun sequence, the proteins below share one genomic window:
- the LOC114185841 gene encoding DEAD-box ATP-dependent RNA helicase 36: MKRSRRGNGDGDGGGDAVGGGKNKTSEQAEAHHSHGHTLPASQTQESHQRTAADGREDLDEAAIDGKTFDDLGLADWVVKTCRELGMRMPRRVQQRCIPPVLEGRHVLGIDETGSGKTAAFALPILHRLAEHPFGVFALVVTPTRELAFQLAEQFRALGSAVHLRITVVVGGMDALKQAKDLVARPHLVIATPGRIHVLLRDNPDISAVFSRTKFLVLDEADRVLDACFQEELKFIFQCLPETRQNLFFSATTTSTLQKLRERYQDKMYVYEAYEGFKTVESLKQQVIFIPKKVKDVYLMHILSKMEDMGIRSAIVFISTCRDCHRLSLMLEVLDQEAAALYSFKSQTQRLEALHQFKSGKVSVLLATDVASRGLDIPTVDLVINYDVPRFPRDYIHRVGRTARAGRGGLALSLVTQNDVELIHEIEALIEKQLEMIEYKESEALSLMKKVFSAKNVAEMRMIDDGFEEKAKERKNQKLKMLAEKGLLKKNKRRKKSKEFSEQGKEVFGAKSVEEMKMGEDSIERETKTKSAKRKRFVNEKKVKSKEVKNFTGGGKKQKQKSRGIS; this comes from the exons ATGAAACGTTCCCGCAGAGGCAATGGCGACGGCGATGGCGGCGGCGACGCCGTGGGAGGtgggaaaaataaaacaagtgaGCAAGCAGAAGCTCACCACTCGCATGGTCACACGCTCCCAGCTTCTCAAACTCAAGAATCTCATCAACG CACCGCCGCGGACGGCCGCGAAGACCTCGACGAAGCCGCGATAGACGGCAAGACGTTCGATGACCTCGGCCTGGCGGACTGGGTGGTTAAGACGTGCCGGGAGCTCGGAATGCGGATGCCACGGCGCGTGCAGCAGCGTTGCATACCGCCTGTGCTAGAGGGTCGGCACGTGCTTGGCATCGACGAGACTGGGAGCGGGAAAACGGCGGCCTTCGCTCTTCCGATCTTGCATCGACTCGCTGAGCACCCCTTCGGCGTTTTCGCACTCGTAGTGACGCCCACGCGCGAACTCGCGTTCCAGCTCGCGGAGCAGTTCCGCGCTCTGGGCTCAGCCGTGCACCTCCGCATCACGGTTGTGGTAGGCGGCATGGATGCGCTCAAGCAGGCGAAGGATTTGGTTGCGAGGCCGCACCTCGTCATCGCTACACCTGGGAGAATCCACGTCTTGCTCCGTGATAACCCTGATATTTCTGCTGTTTTCTCCAGAACCAAG TTTCTTGTCTTGGATGAAGCAGATCGAGTGCTGGATGCTTGTTTTCAGGAGGAATTGAAATTTATCTTTCAGTGCTTACCTGAAACTCGACAAAATCTGTTCTTTTCTGCGACCACTACTAGTACTCTGCAAAAGTTGCGAGAACGTTACCAAGATAAGATGTATGTCTACGAGGCATATGAAGGTTTTAAAACAGTTGAATCACTTAAGCAACAGGTGATATTCATCCCTAAAAAGGTGAAAGATGTATATTTGATGCATATCTTGTCAAAAATGGAGGATATGGGAATTCGGTCTGCCATCGTGTTTATCTCAACATGCAG AGACTGTCATCGTTTAAGTTTAATGCTGGAAGTGCTTGATCAAGAAGCAGCAGCTCTTTATTCATTCAAATCACAAACTCAGAGGCTTGAAGCTCTTCATCAATTTAAATCAGGAAAGGTTTCTGTACTGCTAGCAACTGATGTTGCCAGTCGTGGATTGGATATTCCTACAGTTGACCTTGTTATCAACTATGATGTTCCAAG GTTTCCACGGGATTATATTCATCGTGTTGGTCGAACGGCAAGAGCAGGTAGAGGGGGACTGGCTTTGAGCCTTGTTACCCAG AATGATGTTGAACTTATTCATGAAATAGAAGCGCTTATTGAGAAACAACTTGAAATGATTGAATACAAAGAAAGTGAGGCGCTTTCTCTCATGAAAAAG GTTTTCAGTGCTAAGAATGTAGCAGAAATGAGAATGATAGATGATGGCTTTGAGGAGAAAGCTAAAGAGCGGAAAAACCAGAAACTGAAAATGCTTGCAGAGAAGGGactattgaagaaaaataaaaggagaaaaaaaagtaaagaattttCAGAGCAAGGGAAAGAG GTTTTCGGTGCTAAGAGTGTCGAGGAAATGAAGATGGGTGAGGATAGCATCGAGAgggaaacaaaaactaaaagtgCTAAAAGAAAACGGtttgttaatgaaaaaaaagttaaatcaaAAGAAGTAAAGAATTTCACAGGGGGAggaaaaaaacagaaacaaaaaagcAGAGGCATCAGCTGA